A region from the Gossypium hirsutum isolate 1008001.06 chromosome A08, Gossypium_hirsutum_v2.1, whole genome shotgun sequence genome encodes:
- the LOC107935172 gene encoding transcription factor MYC2 has product MEELIISPSSSSSLVSFSHETPTSTLQQRLQHVLEIQKDWWAYAIFWQTSNDDLGRLLLAWGDGHFQGTNKSPKPGANHFQGERRKVMKGIQALIGDNHDIDMGEAEWFYMISLTRCFSAGDGILGKCLTTGSLVWLTGAHELQFYNCERAKEAQLHGIETLVCIPTSCGVLELGSSEIIRENWGLVQQVKYLFGSDLIRLLPKQSSPNQFLDRNISFSDMGVIAGVQEQEHASLGFKTKKDCPKHGELSFVNSDHSDSECRFRAATESNSNSNTEKRIPKKRGRKPGSGRETLLNHVEAERQRREKLNHRFYALRAVVPNVSRMDKASLLSDAVAYINELKSKIEDLQSELGRDHKKVKIETVDGMDNQSTTTSVEQAAKPSSNSSSGNAGSNGFELDIKIIGNDAMIRVQSENVDHPAARLMDALRNLEFRVHHASMSCVNDLMIQDVVVSFTENGFRLHEQGLKSAILTRLDQ; this is encoded by the coding sequence ATGGAAGAACTAATAATCTCtccatcttcatcttcttcattagtcTCTTTTTCACACGAAACTCCAACTTCAACTCTGCAGCAGAGGCTCCAACATGTGCTGGAAATCCAGAAAGATTGGTGGGCGTACGCTATTTTCTGGCAGACATCAAACGACGACCTGGGACGGCTGCTCTTGGCTTGGGGTGACGGTCATTTTCAAGGCACTAATAAGTCTCCAAAACCGGGTGCCAACCACTTCCAGGGTGAACGAAGGAAGGTGATGAAAGGGATCCAAGCCCTCATCGGGGACAACCACGACATCGATATGGGTGAGGCTGAATGGTTCTACATGATCTCATTGACACGGTGTTTCTCGGCGGGTGATGGGATCCTGGGCAAGTGTCTTACTACTGGGTCTTTGGTGTGGTTAACTGGTGCCCATGAGTTGCAGTTCTACAATTGTGAAAGGGCTAAAGAAGCACAATTGCACGGCATTGAAACCCTGGTTTGCATACCCACTTCTTGCGGGGTTCTTGAGCTTGGCTCCTCCGAAATTATAAGGGAAAACTGGGGATTGGTCCAACAAGTTAAGTACCTATTCGGGTCTGATCTCATTCGCCTTTTACCAAAACAATCCTCTCCAAACCAGTTCCTTGATAGAAACATCTCATTTTCAGACATGGGGGTAATCGCCGGCGTTCAAGAGCAAGAACATGCATCCCTTGGTTTTAAAAccaagaaagattgtccaaaacaTGGGGAACTGTCTTTCGTGAATTCAGACCATTCGGATTCCGAGTGTCGATTCCGTGCCGCCACGGAgagtaacagtaatagtaataCAGAGAAGAGGATCCCGAAGAAACGAGGGAGGAAACCTGGTTCAGGACGAGAGACATTGTTGAACCACGTGGAAGCAGAAAGGCAACGCCGTGAGAAGCTGAACCACAGGTTCTACGCTCTACGAGCAGTAGTCCCCAACGTGTCGCGCATGGACAAAGCATCCCTCTTATCCGACGCCGTTGCATATATCAACGAGCTAAAGTCGAAAATCGAAGACCTCCAATCGGAGCTTGGGAGGGACCATAAGAAAGTGAAAATAGAAACGGTGGATGGCATGGATAACCAAAGCACCACCACGTCGGTGGAACAAGCAGCCAAGCCTAGCAGCAATTCATCGTCCGGAAATGCTGGGTCTAATGGGTTTGAGCTAGATATCAAGATCATAGGAAATGATGCAATGATTAGGGTCCAATCAGAGAACGTGGACCATCCAGCCGCTAGGTTAATGGATGCCCTTCGTAATTTGGAGTTTCGAGTTCATCATGCAAGCATGTCGTGCGTTAATGACCTCATGATCCAGGATGTTGTCGTAAGTTTCACTGAGAACGGGTTCCGACTGCATGAGCAAGGCCTTAAATCTGCTATTCTCACCAGGCTAGACCAGTAA